One window of the Leishmania mexicana MHOM/GT/2001/U1103 complete genome, chromosome 11 genome contains the following:
- a CDS encoding putative 40S ribosomal protein S15A encodes MTMMSVLANALRTIASAERRGKRQVLIRPSSKVVVKFLQVMQKHGYIGEFEIIDDHRAGKIVVNLNGRLNKCGAICPRFDCATTDYEKWMKNILPSRQFGFVVLTTSLGIMDHEEARSRNTGGKVLGFFY; translated from the coding sequence ATGACGATGATGAGCGTTCTCGCGAACGCGCTTCGCACGATTGCGAGCGCGGAGCGCCGTGGCAAGCGCCAGGTGCTcatccgcccctcctccaaggtggtggtgaagtTCCTGCAGGTGATGCAGAAGCACGGCTACATTGGCGAGTTCGAGATCATCGATGACCATCGCGCTGGCAAGATCGTCGTGAACCTGAACGGCCGCCTGAACAAGTGCGGCGCCATCTGCCCGCGCTTCgactgcgccaccaccgactACGAGAAGTGGATGAAGAACATCCTGCCCTCCCGTCAGTTCGGCTTTGTGGTGCTGACGACCTCGCTCGGCATCATGGACCACGAGGAGGCCCGCTCCCGTAACACTGGTGGTAAGGTGCTCGGCTTCTTCTACTAA